The nucleotide sequence AGGAACACAAGATTTAAAAATTGCTTCTATTGTTCTCTCTCAACAAGCAATTTTAGTTACTCGTAACCGAAAAGATTTTGAAAAAATACCCAATTTATTAATAGAAGATTGGACGATTTAACCTTTAACTTTCTGCAATTCGGTCTAAACGTTCTCGAATAGCCAGATTAAAGAGCGATCGCACCGACATCCATAACCCAAATAATGATAAAACTAACACAAAAACCGCCCATCCTTGATAATTTCCAATTAATAAAATCGCCCCCGCAATTAAAGTAAATCCTGTCCAACAGATATAAATTAAAGTTTTAATCGCTAAATTAATCCGTCTTAAGGCGCGATCGCTTTCCACAGACCGAACTCTAATTTGTAACTCTCCTTCTTCTAAACGTTCTTCTAAACGACGAATTAACACCTCTGTTTTACTGGGTTGTTGTAATCTAAATTTAATAAAATCTCGCGCCTGTTTTGCTAATTCTCCGACTAAATTACCCCGTTGTTGAGAAATCGTTAAACTCTTGACAAAGGGTTGAGCACAAGCGACTAAACTATATTTAGGGTCTAATGTTCTGGCTAGACCATCTAAGGTGGTTAAAGACTTTAAAATAAACATCATTTGAGCAGGTAAACGGAAAGGTTGCTGCTCAAACATGATATAAATTTCTTCTTTAATTTGATTAAACATCTGAAAATCAACGGGTTTTTCCGTAAATTCTTCTAATAAAAACTTTACCATTTTTCTGACAGGTTTCATATCAGATACAGATTCAATTAATCCAATATCAATTAAAGTATCTAACACGACATCCGTATCTTTTTTTAACACCGCAAAAAAGGCTTTAATCATTTGATCTTTAGCTAACGCTTTGACTTCAGCCATCATGCCAAAATCATAAAAAATTAAATTCCCCTCGACACTAACCGCAATATTTCCAGGGTGAGGGTCAGCTTGGAAAAATCCATCTTGAAGAATTTGTTTTAAATAACAACAAATGCCCAATTGATTGACCCGTTTTAAATCAATTCCATAGGCTAATAATTGGTTGCGATCATCAGCTTTAATACCAGGTAAATATTGCATTGTCAGAACTGTATGGGTGGTATATTTCCAATAGACTTTAGGAACTAAAATCCCTGGATAATTTTTAAAATTCTCTCGAAATCGGTCGGCATTTTTCCCTTCTTTAATATAATCAATCTCTTGATATAAAATCATAAAAAATTCATTATATAATTCATCAAGATTATAAAACTTTGACCAACTAAAATTCCGTTGACAAAACTGAATCATTCGCCGGACTGCTTGCATATCTAAATCAAACAATTGTTTTAACCCTGGACGCTGGACTTTGACAATTACATCTTCTCCGGTATGCAGTCTAGCTTTATGTACTTGTCCTAAACTAGCGGCGGCTAAAGGTTGTTCATCAAAATCTCGATATAATGTAAATAAAGAATTGCCTAATTCTGCTTCAATAATAGCGACAGCTTGATCGGTACTAAAGGGAGGAACTTTATCCTGTAATTTCTCTAATTCTTCAACATATTCTAAGGGTAAAATATCGGCTCGTGTTGATAACGCTTGCCCAATTTTAATAAAAGTCGGCCCTAAATCCAACATGGTTTTAACTAACCAAATTGCCCGTTTTCGTTTCTGTCCAGAGGTATTATTAGCAAGGCTTCTATCCCACCATAAAAAGAACATAAACAGTCCGCAGGCAGTGAACACATCCAATTGTCGAGTCAAGGGAGAATATCGAGTTCGCTGCCAACGAAGCGGTTTAGAATCAATTTGAGTGAGCATGGGAAATAATAAGATGAGAATGAATAAAATTAAAATTTTTAAAAGTAGGCTTTTATGTTCCGACTCTTAAGTCTTAATTGAGAATTTTCGAGTTAAGGCACTCCGGGGTAATACACGCTGAACTTCTGCAACAGTTGTTGCTCCAGTGGTTACTTTTTCTATCGCGGCAATTCGGAAGGATAAAAAGCCTATTTCATACAAATAACGATGTAATTCTGTCAAGGTGCCTTCATAAATAATTTGGCGAATTCGATCATCAACGGTTAATAATTCTACAATTGCTTCTCGCCCTGAATAGCCTGAATAAAAACAGTTAGAACAGCCTCGACCTTTGCGCCAACTGTCGGGATTTGCCTGTTTTAATTCTAACCCTAAAACGTCTAAATCCATCGCTGTTGGTGTATAAGGTTCGGCACAGTGGGGACACACGCGGCGGGTTAACCGTTGTCCGACAATTCCTAATAAGGCATCACTAATTAACCCGGTATCAGGGCCAATATCTTTTAACCGGGGAATTGCACCAATAGCATCATTTGTATGCAGGGTGGTTAACACTAAATGACCGGTTAATGCAGCACGAACAGCCGTATCTGCGGTATCTCGATCGCGGATTTCTCCTACCATAATAATATCAGGATCTTGTCGCAAAATAGCGCGTAATCCCGCAGCAAATGTCATCCCTGCGCGTTCATGAACTTGAGTTTGAGTAATCCCTGGTAAAACATATTCAACGGGATCTTCAACCGTTACAACATTAACATTTTCTGTAGCAACGGCTAACAAACTATTATAAAGGGTACTGGTTTTTCCTGACCCTGTTGGCCCTGTAAAAATAATCATTCCTTGGGGTTGACACAGCCAACTTTTATAGATATTTAATGTGGTTTCTGAAAAGCCTAAATCTTGTAATCCTGAGAAGGGATTTTCTTGGGGTAATAATCGAATTACGGCTTTTTCTCCCCCCACACAAGGCAGGGTACTAACCCGCATATCGAGGGAAACTTCTAAGTCTTGTTCGGAGACATAATTCTCTCCAATTCTACCATCTTGGGGGCGACGACTTTCGGCAATATCCATATTAGACATAACTTTAATTGCCACAATCACTTTCCGTCCAATATCCGAGGGGAGTAGGGTAATATTGCGAAGTAAACCATCAATTCGATAGCGAACTCTTAAGCCATCTTGAGAAGGTTCTAAATGAATATCACTGGCACGATTTCTTAAGGCTCCTGAAATTAAGGTTTTAATTCGAGTCAGTTGATCGGCTGCTTTTGATAAATATAATTCTGTAGTTTCACTAACATTTTCTGATTCGATTTCCCCCG is from Planktothrix serta PCC 8927 and encodes:
- a CDS encoding GspE/PulE family protein — protein: MTATTPVLSAWQQLRNQSITCEQALKNLVDEQKILNLKLLDREVSFRFFREFPERNILPPVIPLLLWRNCYYLGCPVEVSMDAMRMMGDRTFSDIKIIPIDDKSYRAWYHAQNLDPHRITSSPLINPLTGEIESENVSETTELYLSKAADQLTRIKTLISGALRNRASDIHLEPSQDGLRVRYRIDGLLRNITLLPSDIGRKVIVAIKVMSNMDIAESRRPQDGRIGENYVSEQDLEVSLDMRVSTLPCVGGEKAVIRLLPQENPFSGLQDLGFSETTLNIYKSWLCQPQGMIIFTGPTGSGKTSTLYNSLLAVATENVNVVTVEDPVEYVLPGITQTQVHERAGMTFAAGLRAILRQDPDIIMVGEIRDRDTADTAVRAALTGHLVLTTLHTNDAIGAIPRLKDIGPDTGLISDALLGIVGQRLTRRVCPHCAEPYTPTAMDLDVLGLELKQANPDSWRKGRGCSNCFYSGYSGREAIVELLTVDDRIRQIIYEGTLTELHRYLYEIGFLSFRIAAIEKVTTGATTVAEVQRVLPRSALTRKFSIKT
- a CDS encoding ABC1 kinase family protein — translated: MLTQIDSKPLRWQRTRYSPLTRQLDVFTACGLFMFFLWWDRSLANNTSGQKRKRAIWLVKTMLDLGPTFIKIGQALSTRADILPLEYVEELEKLQDKVPPFSTDQAVAIIEAELGNSLFTLYRDFDEQPLAAASLGQVHKARLHTGEDVIVKVQRPGLKQLFDLDMQAVRRMIQFCQRNFSWSKFYNLDELYNEFFMILYQEIDYIKEGKNADRFRENFKNYPGILVPKVYWKYTTHTVLTMQYLPGIKADDRNQLLAYGIDLKRVNQLGICCYLKQILQDGFFQADPHPGNIAVSVEGNLIFYDFGMMAEVKALAKDQMIKAFFAVLKKDTDVVLDTLIDIGLIESVSDMKPVRKMVKFLLEEFTEKPVDFQMFNQIKEEIYIMFEQQPFRLPAQMMFILKSLTTLDGLARTLDPKYSLVACAQPFVKSLTISQQRGNLVGELAKQARDFIKFRLQQPSKTEVLIRRLEERLEEGELQIRVRSVESDRALRRINLAIKTLIYICWTGFTLIAGAILLIGNYQGWAVFVLVLSLFGLWMSVRSLFNLAIRERLDRIAES